Proteins co-encoded in one Paracrocinitomix mangrovi genomic window:
- a CDS encoding DsbA family oxidoreductase: protein MKIEIWSDIVCPWCYIGKRRFEKALAQFKYADEVTVEFKSYELNPDVVTNPNLKISKYLSTYKGIPIEQVESMNEHVTKTAETEGLNYQLDKVFPTNTFKAHRLLHLAKEKGLQFELKEALMNAYFVEAKNVDDHANLLQIAISVGLDEMDVQNVLTTEMYKANVQRDIEEGIQLGLQGVPFFVIDRKYGISGAQSTDTFLQSLLRAYAESE, encoded by the coding sequence ATGAAAATTGAAATTTGGAGTGACATAGTTTGTCCATGGTGCTATATTGGTAAACGCAGATTTGAAAAAGCATTAGCACAGTTTAAATATGCAGATGAAGTAACAGTTGAATTCAAAAGTTATGAATTGAACCCTGATGTAGTTACCAATCCAAATTTAAAAATCAGCAAGTATTTATCTACTTATAAAGGGATACCTATTGAGCAAGTTGAATCCATGAATGAACATGTTACTAAAACTGCTGAAACAGAAGGTTTGAATTATCAGTTAGACAAGGTTTTTCCCACCAATACTTTTAAAGCGCATAGACTTTTGCATTTAGCCAAAGAAAAAGGCTTACAATTTGAATTGAAAGAAGCATTAATGAATGCCTACTTTGTTGAAGCAAAGAATGTGGATGATCACGCCAACCTGCTGCAAATTGCAATTTCTGTAGGTTTGGATGAAATGGACGTTCAAAATGTGCTGACTACAGAAATGTACAAAGCCAATGTTCAACGAGACATTGAAGAAGGAATTCAGTTGGGATTACAGGGTGTTCCGTTTTTTGTAATTGACAGAAAATATGGAATCTCCGGTGCACAATCCACAGATACATTTCTGCAATCATTGTTGAGAGCATATGCAGAGAGTGAGTAA
- a CDS encoding SRPBCC domain-containing protein has protein sequence MDTTHLSTYVIEDNEITYTRLFNAPIHLVWEAWSKVELREKWFGPNGFTITTFQHQFSQGGIWKFTMHGPDGTDFPNKIEFVKINEPTLIMYKHVDDEDTEAISFQVEVKLKEMNDSTELTMRHIFRSAEELRRVAEEYGAIEGGQQTLARLADLIE, from the coding sequence ATGGACACTACTCACCTTTCAACTTATGTTATTGAAGACAATGAAATTACTTATACAAGATTGTTCAATGCTCCCATTCACCTGGTTTGGGAGGCTTGGTCAAAGGTAGAATTAAGAGAAAAATGGTTTGGACCCAATGGTTTTACAATTACCACCTTTCAACATCAATTTAGTCAGGGAGGAATTTGGAAGTTTACAATGCACGGACCGGATGGAACTGATTTTCCAAATAAAATTGAATTTGTAAAAATCAACGAACCTACTTTAATCATGTACAAGCATGTAGATGATGAAGACACAGAAGCCATTTCATTCCAGGTGGAAGTGAAGCTAAAAGAAATGAATGATTCAACCGAATTAACTATGCGTCATATCTTTAGATCAGCTGAAGAACTGAGAAGAGTTGCCGAAGAATATGGAGCTATTGAAGGTGGTCAGCAAACTTTGGCAAGACTTGCAGATTTAATAGAATAA
- a CDS encoding SRPBCC family protein codes for MNEAKFTVKENVLTVERTFNAPIKLVWRAWTEAELLDQWWAPTPWKSETAKMDFSEGGSRLYAMVGPEGEKHWGLTEFTSIKPVTHFSGQDVFCDENGEPNREMPVAKFSNDFNENNNQTTVIMVTHYASADDLKTVIEMGMKEGLTMALNQLEDILLTQKV; via the coding sequence ATGAACGAAGCAAAATTCACCGTAAAAGAAAATGTATTAACCGTTGAAAGAACTTTTAATGCTCCCATTAAGCTTGTTTGGAGAGCATGGACAGAAGCTGAATTATTAGATCAGTGGTGGGCACCTACTCCCTGGAAATCAGAAACTGCTAAAATGGACTTTTCTGAGGGAGGAAGTAGATTATATGCAATGGTTGGACCCGAAGGAGAAAAGCATTGGGGATTAACAGAATTCACCTCTATTAAACCGGTAACTCATTTTTCAGGTCAAGACGTATTTTGTGATGAAAATGGCGAACCTAATCGTGAAATGCCTGTGGCAAAGTTCTCCAATGATTTCAACGAAAATAATAATCAAACTACTGTTATTATGGTAACCCATTATGCATCAGCAGATGATTTGAAAACCGTAATAGAAATGGGAATGAAAGAAGGATTAACCATGGCTCTGAACCAATTAGAAGATATTTTACTAACGCAAAAAGTATAA
- a CDS encoding ArsR/SmtB family transcription factor: MGALKRDVFQGLADPTRREILTLIVHEPMSLNSIAEKFEISRPAVSQHIKILEECQLIDITQKGRQRFCEPKLDKLNEVAEWIAPFKEMWESRFNQLDNLLEELKTKSK, from the coding sequence ATGGGAGCACTAAAAAGAGATGTTTTTCAAGGCTTAGCTGATCCAACAAGAAGAGAGATTTTAACCTTAATAGTTCATGAACCTATGAGCTTAAACAGCATAGCAGAGAAGTTTGAAATCAGCAGACCGGCCGTATCTCAACACATCAAAATTCTTGAAGAATGCCAATTAATTGATATCACTCAAAAAGGCAGACAAAGATTTTGTGAACCCAAATTAGATAAACTAAATGAAGTTGCTGAATGGATTGCTCCTTTTAAAGAAATGTGGGAATCAAGATTCAATCAACTGGATAATCTATTAGAAGAACTAAAAACTAAATCAAAATGA
- a CDS encoding T9SS type A sorting domain-containing protein, with the protein MIKNFLLLSLSFILSISYAQNTNISGVINNYATVSAISGNSLTVNSSVGFAAGDLVLIIQMKGANMDETNSAAFGDIVNLNSAGNYEITSVCSIISPTEIGLSSIQRTYDPTNAVQLVRVPEYNDATVTSTLTANAWDGTSGGILALKCKGSLTLNADIDVQGLGFMGGGSVTSSFGCDWWNPISDYFAAISSGEGALKGEGIATFITNKTAGRGAQTNGGGGGNDHNSGGGGGANAGAGGQGGERIAAGTFYCSGAYPGVGGKANSYNNTDNKIYLGGAGGAGHENNGGLNSDGGNGGGIVIIIANELIGNSNNIISTGSNAVLSEDGAGGGGAGGTVLLDIGTYTGGLSVNVSGANGGSVDNVGPSNCNGPGGGGGGGVLWINQAGLPGNITFGALAGAPGVTTTASQSNCTVGSSNNAQFGNPGTQVNDLNIPISGASQNGVDVITACDSLVWIDGNTYYSSNNTATHVLVGGSSSGCDSTVVLNLTLNGAAPSSTDSLFACDSLTWVDGVTYYASNNTATYTYFGGSSAGCDSTIQLNLTINQTDLFVIQSQQNLTASQFGANYQWINCATQSAISGATNQSYIATQNGDYAVIIELNGCTDTSACYTVSGMGTDELEKFSVNIFPNPAKDMVHIQLTEKYDFINLELRDLSGRLVFESTYNNTSKIELATPFTKGIYLLNISIDGENLSKRLLIE; encoded by the coding sequence ATGATAAAAAACTTTCTCCTACTCAGCCTCAGTTTTATTCTGTCCATTTCATATGCTCAAAACACTAACATTTCTGGTGTCATTAATAATTACGCAACTGTTTCAGCAATTAGTGGTAATAGTTTAACTGTTAATTCATCCGTCGGATTTGCGGCCGGAGACCTTGTTTTAATTATTCAAATGAAGGGTGCCAACATGGACGAAACAAACTCAGCTGCCTTTGGAGACATAGTTAATTTAAACAGTGCAGGCAATTATGAAATCACATCAGTTTGCAGCATAATTAGCCCAACAGAAATTGGACTTTCATCCATTCAAAGAACTTACGACCCTACAAATGCTGTACAGTTAGTTAGGGTTCCTGAATACAATGACGCAACCGTCACTTCAACATTAACTGCAAACGCCTGGGATGGAACAAGCGGAGGAATTCTAGCATTAAAATGCAAAGGAAGCCTAACCCTTAATGCGGATATTGATGTACAAGGATTAGGTTTCATGGGAGGAGGATCTGTTACCTCATCTTTTGGATGTGATTGGTGGAATCCTATCTCAGATTATTTTGCAGCCATTTCATCAGGTGAAGGAGCATTAAAAGGAGAGGGAATTGCAACTTTTATTACAAACAAAACTGCCGGAAGAGGTGCACAAACAAATGGAGGTGGTGGAGGAAACGACCACAATTCAGGTGGAGGCGGTGGTGCCAATGCCGGAGCAGGAGGTCAAGGTGGAGAAAGAATTGCGGCTGGTACTTTTTATTGCTCAGGAGCATATCCAGGTGTAGGAGGAAAAGCTAATTCGTACAACAATACAGACAATAAAATTTATCTTGGAGGAGCCGGCGGAGCGGGACATGAAAATAACGGAGGCTTAAATTCAGACGGAGGAAATGGAGGCGGAATCGTCATCATCATTGCCAATGAATTAATAGGAAATAGTAATAATATTATTTCTACCGGATCCAATGCTGTTTTATCTGAAGATGGTGCAGGAGGTGGTGGAGCCGGAGGAACAGTTTTGTTAGACATTGGTACTTACACAGGAGGATTAAGTGTAAATGTATCTGGAGCCAATGGAGGAAGTGTTGATAATGTAGGACCCTCAAATTGCAACGGACCCGGAGGAGGTGGCGGTGGTGGAGTTTTATGGATTAATCAGGCCGGTTTACCTGGCAACATTACTTTCGGAGCTTTAGCCGGTGCGCCAGGAGTTACCACAACAGCTTCACAATCTAATTGCACTGTTGGTAGTAGCAATAATGCTCAATTTGGCAACCCCGGTACGCAAGTGAATGATCTTAACATACCTATTTCCGGAGCATCACAAAACGGAGTTGATGTTATTACAGCATGTGATTCACTGGTTTGGATTGATGGTAACACCTATTATAGCTCAAATAATACAGCCACCCATGTTTTGGTCGGTGGATCAAGTTCAGGTTGTGATTCAACTGTTGTACTAAATCTCACATTAAACGGCGCAGCTCCTTCGTCAACCGATTCTCTATTTGCTTGCGACTCATTGACCTGGGTAGATGGCGTTACCTATTACGCGTCTAATAACACTGCAACATATACATACTTTGGAGGTTCCTCTGCCGGATGTGATTCTACTATTCAATTGAACTTAACAATTAACCAAACGGATTTATTTGTCATCCAATCTCAACAAAATTTAACTGCCAGTCAGTTCGGTGCAAATTACCAATGGATCAACTGCGCTACACAGTCTGCTATTTCAGGAGCGACAAACCAGTCATATATTGCAACACAAAATGGGGATTATGCTGTAATTATTGAATTAAATGGCTGCACAGATACATCTGCCTGCTACACGGTAAGCGGAATGGGAACTGATGAACTAGAAAAATTTTCTGTAAACATCTTTCCTAATCCTGCTAAAGACATGGTTCATATACAATTGACTGAAAAATATGATTTTATAAATCTTGAATTAAGGGATTTGAGCGGAAGATTAGTTTTTGAATCAACCTACAATAACACTTCCAAAATTGAACTGGCCACACCATTCACCAAAGGCATTTATTTGCTGAACATCTCCATTGATGGTGAAAATCTTTCTAAAAGATTACTGATAGAATAA